The Microtus ochrogaster isolate Prairie Vole_2 chromosome 4, MicOch1.0, whole genome shotgun sequence nucleotide sequence aaaaaacctggccAAGTAAGGAAGGCTTGGAGGGGAAGAAGGTGACACCTGAGTAGGGACCGAATAATGCTGAAGGTCCAGTCAGTAACCAAGCTTAGACCACTGAGAGATGCTCACAAATGATTGTTAACTGAAGGAAGAGGTAAAGCCCAGTGCGGTTCTGTATGAGGTTTGAGGTCTGGACTTTGGAGTGCGATAGAAATTGGCGACTATGTGCTTCAGGAATAACTAAGGCCCAGAGAGACACTTAGTGACAGAGGACTGGATTGGTGGGTGGGAAGACCGCTGGAAGGGCCCTGGAAGTGTAAGGGACACTGAGAAGCTTGGGGGACCAGTGGGTGGAGGCAACACGGGGTTTGGGGAGAAAGCAAGTCAGAAGCCGAGGGACTGGAATTTTGActggcaggagagaaaggaggttgGGCTTGCACAAATGTCCGACTGTCTAGGCTTCAAGATTAACAAAGTCCCCAGGTTAGTGTGAGGCCACACCAGGCTCCCTAACCTCATTCACACTACCACAGCTGGAGGCTGCCCAAGAGCTATTGGTGGAAGCCATCACTGCAGGGATCCTGGGTGACCTGGGCTCTGGAGGCAGCGTGGATGCGTGTGTGATCACTGCAGCAGGTGCCAAGCTGCTGCGGACACTGAGCTCACCCACAAAGCCCGTGCAGAGGTAGGAGCAGGGGAAGGGAGGACCGCCGGCCGGGAGGACTGCTAGGCTGCATGCTGAAGGGCTGCACGCTGAAAGGCTGGCCCTCCTCTCTTCTAGAGCTGCCCGGTACCACTTTGCTCCTGGAACCACAGCTGTCCTGACCCAGGAAGTGAggcccctgaacctggagcttctgGAGGAAACCGTGCAGGCCATGGAGGTGGAATAAAGTGGCCTAAGACTTAGAGCTTGGAACAAGGGGGAATAGACCCGGGAAATACAAACACTTAAACAAAAGACTCTTGTCATTTTTGAGAGGAGTGGGACAAAGAGCCATAGGAGCTTTGTGCCTGGAGCATCTAAGGACCACAGGCCTGGTTCCTTCATCATCACCTCAGGGGTCTGTCTTGATCCCAGCTCTAGTCAGCACTACAGGCTTTGAGGTGGAAAGCTACATCCTGTCATCCCAAACCTAATTCCACACGGTGGAAGCATACCCCACTAGTCTCCATCTTGAACGACCCCATGGACAGCCCCTACTCATTGCCGTTCCCTGGCTTATCAGTGCTGCCCTATTGCCACCAAGTCCACCCTGGGTTCTAAAGGGGCTAAACTGCTGATAGAGCAACTGTTCCCTGACTCTAAGGCTGGTGGCAAGTTCTCACCAAGCACCCCTCATCCACTACAGTGCCTCTAACTTTATGGCACCACTCAAATGACCTGGCATGTGTGAGCCACTGGTGAAAAGCTGGGCCTTGTCTGCACATGCGGGGCTGTGAGTAGGGAGATGGATTCCAAGCTCTCTGGGCTGAAAGGGATAGTGAACTCATGGGGGAAGATGACACATTTAACAAGAAATTTTTGCTAAGCATCCACCGAGAGCCCTGCCCCTGGGTTGCTGCTGGGAACATCCTGCTCTCAGAGTAGCTAAGCCCCACTGGGTCTTCAGAATGAATAAGCCACATTCTCCAGAGAGGTTCTTCTCCTCCAAGCTGGACATCTTTGGCCCCTGACTTTGTGTTCCCtgacattttattatgaaaaaatgtATATGCAGTAGTAAAGTTAAGGGAACAGCTCACTAAGCATCCAAATGTCCATCAGGttataattcatattttgttGGATTTGATCTTATTTCTATCCACCTCTTTATTCATCCATTCACTTGTTGCACTTTTTAGACTggggtattattttttttaaatctttatttattcattttacatcccgactgcctttcccctccttctcctcctcccagtccctcccctagGCTGAGGTATTCTTGAGTCAGTCAAAGCCTTTGATATTCTAGAAAAATTCAAGTCAACTCACCTGTTGCAACTCTGCACACAGAGACACCATCTCTCCATTGATTTAGTTCAGCCTGGAGCTCAATAACAAATGCACTGTGGACAGTTCTTGCCCATGGCAATCTGGGGTCTAGAAACAGATGTCACGGCTGTCACTCTTGTGCTTCCAACTTCAGTCCAGAGTCTGTCCCTGAGGGCTCACTCACACTTTTGGCAATATAGGCCTTAGAACTGTCCCATCCCACCTCTCTGACTCCTGTTCCACACTGATGAAGAATCCGAGATGATGTCTGTTAAGATTCAGAATCTCCATCCCTGGCCTTCACGGCAGAGGCACCAGTCATGGTACCTGTATGTTCTGAGCAGGCTTCTCTGGGAGTCCAGGACTCCTGACAGCCCTGGGAAACTTCATAATTCCCAGCCACCAGTTTGTTATTTTACACTAGTTACACATATGTCCTTAGTTTCCAGTGACCAACACTTGGGATAGGAGGTAGCTCAGAAAGCCAATAGGAAGGCAAGGCTTGGGGACCCACCTCCCCAAGGTGGGAACCTCACACATGGATACTTGATAATTCCAAGGACTTTGGCCTAAGAAGACCTCTCCTAGGCTGGTGTGGGAGTGTGTTAAGACCACACAGCTGGCCTAGTCTCAAGCCCAAGGCTTCTGCCCAAGGACAAGGATACCCATAAATAAAGCCAGGCCATTCTCAACTTCATTATCTTCCACAATGTTACTGCTCAGCCTAACCCTTAGCCTGGTCCTCCTTGGCTCCTCCTGGGGTAAGTGGGCTGGGGACCAATCCTGACCAATCAACTTAGGGCAACTTAGCTTCCAGCTCCTGTTTAGGGGACCAGAGGAGTCAGCCTGGCTAGAAGGAAAGTGGACAGTACAGGCAAAGTAAAACTAATGTACTTAGgctaaaaaaacaaatgagtcaGACGATTGAGCCAGACCTGAAAAAACATGGAAGATATGTATAGTCTAAGCAAAGCAGACTAACAGAAGGCCAAGGAGATGACCCCAGAGATCAGGGAGAAAGGTGGCCTGGAGAATATCAGCACCAGGCTGGTGGATGTGATGTGCACAGGGTTTGAGAGCTGGTAGGATGGGGTAGCCGAGACAGCTGTGTATGCCTAAAAGGCACTCAGGAGAAGGGCTAGTGAAAAATCCTCGAGATCTGGATCTCTCTGGAATACACAGTGTGGGGGCCTTGAGTGAGAAGGGATGGCGAGGTGGGCTGGGATGTGGATACTCACCACCCTACTATGCCCAGGCTGTGGTGTTCCTGCCATCACACCTGCATTGAGCTACAGCCAGAGGATTGTCAATGGGCAGAACGCAGTGTCAGGCTCTTGGCCCTGGCAGGTGTCTCTACAGGTACACACTCTAGGGGTGGGTCAGGGTCCTGTATGTTTTATGCCTATGGGTAACTGAAGCCCATTCATGTATCTGACTTTTGACCCTAGGAAACCAATGGCTTCCACTTCTGTGGTGGTTCTCTCATCAGCCAGAACTGGGTAGTCACTGCTGCCCACTGTGGAGTCGTGTGAGTGTAATCTacctgccctgcccagtccatctctttcttcttccttgtagCATCCCGCTACATACTACACATGACGGTCCTGTAGCGCCTGTACAGCGCCTGTACTACACCTGTAGCATACCACGGGACAGTCCGCAAGCCAGGCaaagggctggagattgaaacacacaaatacacagagacagaggtcatccctgaattccccaagaatgccccctttaatgtgttcaggggcagcttatatagtgctctggtCATACCCCAGCTCTCAgaatctttcagctgcagaccaatcagaacccactcccctgccatcagggtctcgtgctcagagcagctgcaggctgctcagagcagaagaaaacaagttgtttacaggaattTCAGGGTCTGAAttcccatttccattattcttgCAGTGCTGGACGACACCTAGTTGTTTTGGGAGAATATGACCGATCTTCCAATGCCGAGCCTGTGCAAGTGCGCTCCATCTCGAAGGTAAGTCCCTGGCTGCACGAGTACAAAGGACAATGGGCTTTAGGTGGTCTGCTTTGGACACAGAAACTCAAGCATACCCCGACCTACCCCTCGGCGCCAACCTTGGGTACTTGCGCATGCTCCAGCTTCCCATGGCTCTCTCCTGGCTCCGTAGGCCATCACACACCCTAACTGGGACCCCAACACTCTGAACAATGATGTGACCCTCCTGAAGCTCGCCTCACCAGCTCAGTACACAGCACGAATCTCACCAGTCTGCCTGGCTTCCTCCAATGAGGCACTGCCTGAAGGCCTCAAATGTGTCACCACTGGCTGGGGCCGCACCAGTGGTGTGGGTAAGAACTTGGGTGAGAATGAGGGGAGCCTGGAAGAAGCATCCTGGGCTAGCCTGACCACCTTTCTTGGCCCACAGGCAACGTGACACCAGCACGTCTGCAGCAAGCAGTTCTACCCCTGGTCACTGTGAACCAGTGCCGGCAGTACTGGGGTTCAGGTGTTACTGACTCCATGATCTGTGCAGGAGCCTCGGGTGTCTCTTCATGTCAGGTAAGCACAGGCACCCTGTCCTCTGTACTGTCCCATGGGATACTTCCTCAACTGCCATCTCAACTTTCcgaaccctttccttccctttcaggGTGACTCAGGAGGCCCCCTTGTCTGCCAGAAAGGAAATGCCTGGGTGCTAGTTGGCATTGTCTCCTGGGGCACTGAGAACTGCAATGTGAAGGCCCCAGCTGTATATGCCCGCGTGAGCAAGTTCAGCACCTGGATCAACCAGGTCATGGCCTACAACTAAACTGTCTGCAGATCCTTTCCCCATCCCAATTCAATAAAGACACCAGGCTCAGTTCTTTTGTGTAGCCTTGTCCTCCATCTTGGCTTAGTGGGAAGGAGAGGCTCTCAGGGGCTCTCCCCCTGACCTGGACTTTGCTACCCCAGGCTGTGGCCCCGACTCCTCTTTTTGAACAATCCACTAGTCGCATGGCACAATCATGGGAATCAGAAGAAAATGGCAGCCTTCCCTGGGGATGGCAGCCTGTTTATTGGATACAGAAGATACATTTACAgggtacacaaaataaataactgcACATTCTCCATCCACGGGCCATGGCATGAACGCCTGGTGGACCTATCAAAGGCCCAAGACACAAACTCCCTCTGCCCTATCCTCACAACCAGGCCTATTTTGGgcaagaaaaacaattaaatccCCAGTGGTTCACAGCCCCAGAAATTCCTGGGGCAGCTGATAAGTGGGGGGTTCTGAGGCTGTGAGGCTCAGTCCTCCAGGGCCTCCTATCCAGAGGGCAGGAGGATATAAGGAGAGAGTACATAAGGCACAGTTGACTTGGCACACAGTGGtctctttggtttggtttcccAATGGAGGTGGCATACTTAGAAAGAGGGCCTAGCCTAGGGCTGCCTACTAAGAGGAGTTGTGTGGGAGTCAGACCCTTCTGCCGACAGAGGCTCTTAGTCTAGCTAAGGCTCAAGCTAGGCTCTGTCTGGCCCCTTCCTACCCACTGAGAGCAGCTACAGAGGGAGGGAGCTTGGATTCCAGCCTAGTGTGGTGGTGGTAGGGGGACCATGCCAGCTATAGGAGCTGTTGCGGCTCAgttctctgggaaagcagccccTGCAACCCTACCCTACCTCCCGGAGGAGCTCCCTCCAGCCTGACTCAGTGGGGACAGCCTCGAAAGTTAATGCTATGAAAAGAGGTGGGCACAGGGCAGATAGGGCAAGGCCAGCTCTTACAGCAAGGTCAGCACCCAAGGCACCCGGGGTTCAGAGGCAGGTAACA carries:
- the Ctrl gene encoding chymotrypsin-like protease CTRL-1 — encoded protein: MLLLSLTLSLVLLGSSWGCGVPAITPALSYSQRIVNGQNAVSGSWPWQVSLQETNGFHFCGGSLISQNWVVTAAHCGVVAGRHLVVLGEYDRSSNAEPVQVRSISKAITHPNWDPNTLNNDVTLLKLASPAQYTARISPVCLASSNEALPEGLKCVTTGWGRTSGVGNVTPARLQQAVLPLVTVNQCRQYWGSGVTDSMICAGASGVSSCQGDSGGPLVCQKGNAWVLVGIVSWGTENCNVKAPAVYARVSKFSTWINQVMAYN